The genomic stretch AAGGGAATTATCGACGCCTTTTTCGACGCGGTCATGGTCATGACCGACGACACGGCCGTCAGGGACAACAGGATCGCGCTGCTCGAGCTCATCCTGGCGCCCTTCAACGATCTCATGGATTTCTCCAAGATCGCGGAGTGACGCATTGCCGGCCGGTACCGGGATGGAATCCGCAGCAATGGTGGTGAACGCATGAAAATTGCCGAGGGCATTTACGCCTACATCTGGAAGGGCGTTTTCGAGAACAACTGCAACATGTATTATTTCGGCGAGCCCCTCAATATCCTGTTCGACCCGGGACTCGCGCGCCATCTCGACCTGCGCTTCGAGGCGATGCGCCAGGACGGTATCTCCCCCGACGACGTGCGGACGGTCGTAAGCACCCACTCACATCCGGATCACTTCGAGGGGTGCGAGTATTTCATGAAGAAGGGCCTGCCGGTCGGCATGCTGGTCGAGGAGATCGACTTTTTGAACGAGGTGGGGCCAGAATTTTTCGCGATGTTCGGGATGAAATTTCCTTCCTTCTCGTTTGATGTGCGCATGGAAGAGGGCGTGTGGAACGTGAACGGCGTAAATCTCGAAGTGTTCCAGACACCAGGTCACTCGCCCGGCTCCGCGTGCATATACTGGAAGGAGAAAAAAGCCCTCGTCTGCGGCGACCTCATTTTCAAGGAAAGCGTAGGGCGCGTCGATTTTCCGGGGGGCGATCCCGCGAAGCTGAAGGAAAGCATCGGCAGGATGGCGGGGCTCGACATCGAGTACCTGCTCCCCGGCCACATGGACATGGTCACGGGCGCGAAGTCCGTTGTGCGCAATTTCGAATTGATAAAGCAGTACATCTTCCCGCAGATATAAAGGAGAGTTCCATGAAAAAGATCATTACCTCGGTAACGGCGCCCCCGGCGATCGGGCCCTATTCGCAGGGCACGGAGGCGGGGGGTCTGATATTTCTGTCCGGCCAATTGGGGCTCGATCCCGCGAGCAAGGCGTTCGCCGGTTCCACGGCCGAGTCCCAGGCGGAACAGGCGCTCAAGAATATCGGCGCGGTGCTTGAAGCGGCCGGGGTTGGGTACGCCAACGTGGTGAAGGCCACCGTATTGCTCACCGATATCGCCGATTTCCCTTCGGTGAACGCCGTCTACGCGAAATACTTTTCCGCCGATTTCCCGGCGCGCTCGACCTACGCGGTAAAGGCGCTTCCCCTGGGGGCGCTGGTCGAGATAGAGGTCGTCGCGTACCGGGGTTAGGGCTCAGAGCGGGATTGCGGCCTTCCTTCCCTGGGAGGACCAGAAGTACCGGTAGCGGAGCGGTATCCCGCGATCGACGCCCGAGTTCGCAAGGCGCGCGGTCCATATCTCCCGCGCGACGTTTGCCTTGTCGAAACATTCCTTCGAAAATTTCATGAGCGCGTTTTTTCCCGCCGCGGTCGCCTTCCTGTGCTTCTTGTATGAAGGTCCTTCTTTTGAAATAAACTCAGCTTCGAGCGTGTCACGGTGCGGGGCTAATTCCCGGTGCCACGCGGAATAGCGCGACAGGGCCTGCCGGTGCAGGAGCTCGTGACGCCACCAGAGCACCCTGTTCGAGAAGGTCTTTCCGCACTCGCTGTCCAGGTACGCGATATCCCGGCCCGCAAGGTAATAGGGTACGAACGTGGAGGTGCAGGGACCTGAGGTCCCCGTCGCCCAGTAGACCGGCACGTCTTTTCTCAAATGCGCGACCATCGAAGAGGTGGACTGGCTTGCCCGCAGCGGCCCAAACGAGGCGTGCATGCACACCGTTCCCATTGACGTTTTATGGGGGGGACGTTGGAGGGGATCCGCACCGTGGTCACGCAGGAATCCCATCATGCGCGCGGGCGTGATGGCGCCCTCGTGCGCGGCGAGCATTTCGTGGGTGCGAGACTGCCGAATTTTACATTGGCTGAAATAGGTGATAAGCGTATCGGAGAAGGCGCGGCGAAAACTGAAATTTTCGTGCGGTTTGAGGTAACCCTTGCCGCGCGCATAATCTTCGAGCCCTTTGGACGAGAGATCGAAGTCTTCCTCGATCGTGATTCCGTTCGAAATGCTGCCGATCGTGCGTACCTTCTTCGCGACCCAGTGTCGTCCGGCCGTCTCGAGCACCCAGGCGGAGGTCTTGTCGGCGATGATGAACGAATTGTGGTAGAAGAGCTTGTGCTGATACCCGCAATTGCCTCCCTGTCCGTGTTCCGCGATGAGGTCGGTGATCAGGACGAGCGCGTCCTGGGCGGTCGAGGTCCGCTCGAGGGCGAGGCGCATCAGGTCCATCCCGGTGAGACCGGTCTTTGCGTAGGGCTCCCTGGTGAACACCGCCTCGTTACCGATAGCCACCCCCGACGCGTTGACGCCTATCTCGCATCCCCACATCCAGAAGGGACGGCTAATAAGCACCTCCTGGGTGATGCGCGCCTGCGGAATGGTGAGAAACGTGCAGCGGAGCGTTTCCCCCTTCGCAAACCGTGCCGCGGGAACGCGGTACAGGAGTTGGGCCTCGTTAGGTTCACGGTCGCTGTTTTTTGCGAGTATGACCGATCCGTCAAAAGTCGCCGCGCCCACGGCTACGATTGTATCACACATGGTTCACCTCTGTATTCCGCACGCGGAATTTCACACCCTCAATTATTGCGCGTGTGCAGTGTATTCCTTGCCGCGCGGGCGGGCAACTTTATTTTATTTGCAGTCCCAGGGCCTCGAATTCCCTCCATTTCGCACGCTTTAAATTTTTCTTGCGCTTGGGATTTTGTTATCTATAATCTAGGTTCCAAAATCAAGAAACAGGTGCCGCCCGATGAAAAAGAAGAAACCCTCCTCGGATGCCAGGGAAGGAAAGCGTTTAAAGAAACACGTCCCCCTAGTCAAGAGCGAAGAAGGGCTGCCGGCCGGGCCACGCCCTGCCGAATCGCGTGATTCCCGGCCTCGGACGGCCGCGTCAGCGGGAAGGCGCTCGATGAAAGCGCGGGTGGCCCTGATCGCGGCAAAGGTCCTCTTTATCTGGATTCCCCTGGTGCTGGTATGCCTGGTCACCATTGTCATGATCGGTCTTAAAATATATCTGACCCCCGACCGGGTGGAAAAGCTCATAGTCTCGAATTTCAACGAGATGTCGAACGGCGAGATTTCCCTCAACGTTAAAAGTTTC from Spirochaetota bacterium encodes the following:
- a CDS encoding MBL fold metallo-hydrolase — encoded protein: MKIAEGIYAYIWKGVFENNCNMYYFGEPLNILFDPGLARHLDLRFEAMRQDGISPDDVRTVVSTHSHPDHFEGCEYFMKKGLPVGMLVEEIDFLNEVGPEFFAMFGMKFPSFSFDVRMEEGVWNVNGVNLEVFQTPGHSPGSACIYWKEKKALVCGDLIFKESVGRVDFPGGDPAKLKESIGRMAGLDIEYLLPGHMDMVTGAKSVVRNFELIKQYIFPQI
- a CDS encoding reactive intermediate/imine deaminase (has endoribonuclease activity on mRNA), which gives rise to MKKIITSVTAPPAIGPYSQGTEAGGLIFLSGQLGLDPASKAFAGSTAESQAEQALKNIGAVLEAAGVGYANVVKATVLLTDIADFPSVNAVYAKYFSADFPARSTYAVKALPLGALVEIEVVAYRG
- a CDS encoding peptidase U34; translation: MCDTIVAVGAATFDGSVILAKNSDREPNEAQLLYRVPAARFAKGETLRCTFLTIPQARITQEVLISRPFWMWGCEIGVNASGVAIGNEAVFTREPYAKTGLTGMDLMRLALERTSTAQDALVLITDLIAEHGQGGNCGYQHKLFYHNSFIIADKTSAWVLETAGRHWVAKKVRTIGSISNGITIEEDFDLSSKGLEDYARGKGYLKPHENFSFRRAFSDTLITYFSQCKIRQSRTHEMLAAHEGAITPARMMGFLRDHGADPLQRPPHKTSMGTVCMHASFGPLRASQSTSSMVAHLRKDVPVYWATGTSGPCTSTFVPYYLAGRDIAYLDSECGKTFSNRVLWWRHELLHRQALSRYSAWHRELAPHRDTLEAEFISKEGPSYKKHRKATAAGKNALMKFSKECFDKANVAREIWTARLANSGVDRGIPLRYRYFWSSQGRKAAIPL